CTTCTACATCGAAGTCACTGAGGATATTGCCAGTCAGCTCCGTACCGGCACCGAAGTTTTGATCCTTGGGCAGACGGTCGGCGAAGTTGACGAATTGAACTATGTCGACGGGACCAATTTGGTTCGAATCACTTTGGCCATCGATTCACGACGCAGCGATTTGATCACAACACAGTCGCAGGTCGAGCTCGATCGAAAGTATGGAATCGGACCGCCTGTCATCCGTATTGCACGAGCACCAGGGAGCAGTTTGCTAGATCCTGAAGGTACGGCCGAGCCGATCGCACCTGGCGAATCGATTCCGTATTTCAAGCAGGACGACGACCAAGTCGAAAATACGGCGATCAATGTCCAAGAGGCAAGCCAAGCAGTTGCCGGTGCCGCAGACCGGATTAGCGATTCACTGCAGGAATCGATCAATCCCGCATTCGAAGCGGGCGAACGGACCTTTGATTCGGTACGTGCGACCAGCGAAGCCATTCGCCCTGAGGCGGCACAAACGCTCGCTCAGCTACGTCAGACAACGATCAATCTGGAGAGCGAACTTACAAAGTTGACGCAGCGTGTTGATCAGATGCTGGACAACGAGATTCGAGAGACAATCAAAGACATTAATGCGTCAGCAATCGCGGCAACCAAAGCCGCCGAAAGCGTACGAGATGCTGCGCAAGGGATCGATCAGAACGCCTCGCAGACAACCGCCGACATCGCCGAGACTTTGGAGACGCTACGTGAAACCGCAGTGCGCATTCAACAGTTGACCGAAGAGACCCGTGAAGTTGTGCGTATCGTCCGAAGCGAGGCAAATGATTTGCCGGGGACAACCGAACGCATCAACGAAACCGTTGATGATGCGCAAGACTTGGTCGGCGATATCAACAACCATTGGCTACTGCGTCGATATCAAAACAACCGCTCACAAAATCAGCAGGTTTCACCTTCTTCCGTCCGTGGCGGAGGTGTTCGTTGATGGTTTGGAATCGATTGAATTCCGGGCATGTCAAAAGCATTGCGGTGTATTGCTGTGCGATCTTCGTTTTAGGCTGCGCATCGACTTCAAAAGACATCGTCGTTCAAGACAAGAAAGTCGATCGCTATGTCACCAATGCGCATGAGGCTTTTCATGAAGGCCGGATCGATGAAGCCGAATCGTACTATCGAAAAGCACTGATAAGATCTTGGGCAACAGATGATCCTTATGAATCTGGCACGGCTGCCTATAACTTGGCGGCTTGTTTGGTCAGTCAGGATGAGCTTACCAAGGCGTCCGATTGGTTGGTCGATTCACGCGTTGAGCTTTGTCGCGCAGGGGCTTCGACGGGAAATACATGGTTGTTGTCTGCCGAGATTGCGATGAGCCAATCCAGGCTTGCCGACGCGCAGTTGTTTGTTGCTTATGCATCA
The Stieleria sp. JC731 genome window above contains:
- a CDS encoding MlaD family protein — translated: MNEPIRLRYANKIVGLFLMIVMVLCVVVSVRLITRIAIRKDHFYIEVTEDIASQLRTGTEVLILGQTVGEVDELNYVDGTNLVRITLAIDSRRSDLITTQSQVELDRKYGIGPPVIRIARAPGSSLLDPEGTAEPIAPGESIPYFKQDDDQVENTAINVQEASQAVAGAADRISDSLQESINPAFEAGERTFDSVRATSEAIRPEAAQTLAQLRQTTINLESELTKLTQRVDQMLDNEIRETIKDINASAIAATKAAESVRDAAQGIDQNASQTTADIAETLETLRETAVRIQQLTEETREVVRIVRSEANDLPGTTERINETVDDAQDLVGDINNHWLLRRYQNNRSQNQQVSPSSVRGGGVR